From Salinicola endophyticus:
GAAGCCCAGGCCGGCGACCGCCGCGCCAGCTTCGACTTCCCGCCGGTCGACCGCGAGCGCGGCTTCGACTGCATCGACACCATGCGCGAGATCGCCGACGCCAAGGGCGTCTCGGTGGCCCAGATCGCCCTGGCCTGGCTGCTGCACCAGCCGCGCGTGACCAGCGTGATCGTCGGCGCCAAGCGCCTCGATCAGCTCGACGACAACATCGCCTCGACCGCGGTCACGCTGAGCGACGACGAACTGGCGCGGCTCGACCAGGTCAGCGCGCTGCCCGCCGAGTACCCGGGCTGGATGCTCGAGCGTCAAGGCGACTATCGCCGCGAGCAGTTGCGCCAGGCGCGCAAGCGCTGATACCGCGTCGAATCCTGCGCAGGGCTTGAGAAACGCCTGCAGCGCTACCACTTCAGTCAGAGAACGACATCCTGGGCGGCGCCGCCGCCCGGGATGTCGGGCATGTCGTTAGCGCCAGCGGTTGTTTCACACGCCCCCGGCGCTGCGTCATGATGAGCGTGCGAACCCGGCTTCACGGCCACCCCAGGTCAACAGGCAAACAGGAGAGTGTCATGGCGTTACAGCTCGGCGATACCGCCCCGGACTTCACCCAGGAGAGCACTGAAGGGCCGATCTCGTTCCACCAGTGGGCCGGCGACAGCTGGGTCATCCTGTTCTCCCACCCGGCCGACTTCACCCCGGTATGCACCACCGAACTCGGCGAAGTCTCGCGCCTCAAGCCGGAGTTCGAGCGCCGCAATACCAAGGCGATCGGTCTGTCGGTCGACCCGCTGGACGACCACCAGCGCTGGGTCGGCGATATCGAAGAGACCCAGGGCTGCGGGCTCAACTTCCCGCTGCTGGCAGATGCCGACCGCTCGGTGAGCGAGGCCTACGGCATGATCCACCCCAACGCCAGCGGCACCAACACCGTACGCTCGGTGTTCATCATCGATCCGGCCAAGAAGGTGCGCCTGACCATCACCTATCCGCCCAGCACCGGACGCAACTTCGCCGAGATCCTGCGCGTGCTCGACAGCCTGCAGCTGACCGACGGCTACAAGGTCGCCACCCCGGTCAACTGGCAGGACGGCGACGACGTCATCATCGTGCCGTCGATCGACAACGAGAAGGCCAAGGAGCTGTTCCCCAACGGCTGGGACGAGAAGAAGCCCTACCTGCGCGTGACCAAGCAGCCCAACAAATAAGCCGGCTGGCCGGCACCGTAAAAACGGCCCCATAAAAAAGCCCGCGCTCGGTGAGCGCGGGCTTTTTTTGCCCTGCCGTCTTGGCTTGCAGTGTTGTCTTGCGAGCGAGCGGAAATGGCTCAGCAGCGCGAGCAGGATTTCAGCGCCTTGCGCTCGTCGCGCGTCAGGCGCGGCCGCGCCTCGCGTGCCGGCAGGCGCAGCGTGGCCGAGCGCGCCAGCATCATCACCATGACACGCACTACGTGGGCAACCACGTAGATAACCACGGCCATGATGATCAACGCCTTGATGCGCCCTGAGATTTTCACGCTGCGTCTCCTTGCGAGAGAGATATTGGGGGGATTGACAGCAAGGATATAAGCACAAGAGTGTGACGGAAAATTGAAGGCGTCGATAATGGTCATGCCGGCTATCGATAGCCTCGTTGATCGATACCCTCGCTGATCGATAGTCTCGACTAGGCTGGACGACAGGCGATCCACGAGAGGGCCACGGCATGAACCGGCATACGCACCACGCAGCACACAAATCCCGCTTTCCGCTCGACCAGTGCCGCTGTCATCTCGAGACAGGACCGATCGTGCTGGTGGGGTCGCAGTGGCAGGACACG
This genomic window contains:
- a CDS encoding peroxiredoxin, giving the protein MALQLGDTAPDFTQESTEGPISFHQWAGDSWVILFSHPADFTPVCTTELGEVSRLKPEFERRNTKAIGLSVDPLDDHQRWVGDIEETQGCGLNFPLLADADRSVSEAYGMIHPNASGTNTVRSVFIIDPAKKVRLTITYPPSTGRNFAEILRVLDSLQLTDGYKVATPVNWQDGDDVIIVPSIDNEKAKELFPNGWDEKKPYLRVTKQPNK